In the genome of Coraliomargarita algicola, one region contains:
- the ggt gene encoding gamma-glutamyltransferase, which produces MNLFSPRTLLSVSAIGLASHIYADTVIVNESDPEVRREVDVRFGPGADASYFARNGMVTSSSNHATFAGLEILRAGGNAFDAAAAVQMVLCVTEPYASGLGGGLFAMGYDADSGEIFALDGREESPKAFHAGRFKDDAGKVMPFRDRITGGNAVGVPGTLAAFIKLQNEHGSMSLAEICEPAIRIARDGFRVPETFAANLKHHWDRISLFPESRRLFSRPDGSPLQAGDLHTNPELADTLTLIAQEGANVFYHGAIAQDIVRAVQTDPVQAGVLTMEDLARYQPLDRSPVAVSFDQYSVYGMPMPSSGGATLGLMLNLVQAHGLENLRWGDADTFSLLLNIQNLAFADRNHYMADADFVDVPVDGLLDPAYASERVALIQSTQAIPTPIKYGKPAGAVAPPQAQQLQHESQSTTHFSVVDRDRNVISITSTLEQHFGSGVAVPGRGFLLNNELTDFNSTQHDKAGELAANRPTPGLLPRRTALGAAADTLGGKRPRSSMSPTIILKDGQPYLVIGSPGGSRIIGVVFNALLNTLVFDFDLQAAINAPRVIGRNGRPEMESPLYRDTTLRQELKERGFKMVDAQAAGSVQAIRVNPNGWLEGAADPRREGLALGY; this is translated from the coding sequence ATGAACCTGTTCAGCCCACGCACTCTACTCTCAGTCAGCGCAATTGGCCTAGCTTCGCATATTTACGCGGATACAGTGATCGTCAATGAATCCGATCCGGAAGTCCGTAGGGAAGTCGATGTTCGATTCGGTCCGGGAGCGGATGCTTCCTATTTCGCACGTAATGGAATGGTGACCTCCTCCTCCAATCACGCGACTTTTGCGGGACTGGAAATACTTCGTGCGGGCGGCAACGCCTTCGATGCGGCTGCAGCGGTGCAGATGGTGCTCTGTGTCACCGAGCCATACGCCAGTGGGCTCGGTGGCGGACTCTTTGCCATGGGCTATGATGCCGACTCGGGTGAAATATTCGCACTGGATGGGCGGGAAGAATCGCCCAAGGCATTTCATGCGGGCCGCTTTAAAGATGATGCGGGTAAAGTAATGCCCTTCCGCGACCGTATCACCGGTGGCAATGCAGTCGGGGTGCCCGGCACGCTGGCGGCTTTTATTAAATTACAAAACGAACACGGCAGCATGAGCCTGGCCGAAATCTGCGAGCCTGCCATTCGTATCGCGCGTGATGGCTTTCGCGTGCCCGAGACTTTTGCCGCCAACTTAAAACACCACTGGGACCGTATTTCGCTCTTTCCAGAGAGCCGACGTTTATTCAGCCGCCCGGATGGCAGCCCCCTGCAAGCCGGCGACCTCCATACAAATCCGGAGCTGGCAGATACCTTGACACTCATCGCACAAGAAGGCGCCAATGTCTTCTACCACGGAGCGATCGCCCAAGACATCGTGCGCGCCGTGCAAACAGACCCAGTTCAAGCGGGCGTACTCACGATGGAAGACCTGGCACGTTACCAGCCGCTCGACCGCAGCCCTGTCGCAGTGAGCTTCGATCAATACTCGGTCTATGGCATGCCCATGCCATCCAGCGGTGGTGCCACTCTCGGCCTGATGCTAAACCTGGTGCAAGCCCATGGCCTCGAAAACTTACGATGGGGCGATGCCGATACCTTCAGCCTCTTGCTCAATATTCAAAACCTGGCCTTCGCCGATCGTAATCATTACATGGCGGATGCGGATTTCGTCGATGTGCCAGTGGATGGACTGCTCGATCCTGCGTACGCCAGCGAGCGCGTCGCACTGATTCAATCCACCCAAGCCATCCCCACCCCGATCAAATATGGCAAGCCTGCTGGTGCCGTTGCGCCCCCCCAAGCACAGCAGCTGCAACACGAAAGCCAATCCACCACCCACTTCTCAGTCGTCGATCGTGATCGTAATGTAATCTCCATCACTTCCACCCTCGAGCAACACTTCGGCTCCGGCGTCGCCGTGCCAGGACGCGGATTTTTACTGAATAATGAGTTAACCGATTTCAATTCAACACAACACGACAAGGCAGGCGAACTCGCCGCCAATCGCCCCACACCTGGCTTACTGCCCCGCCGCACTGCCTTAGGCGCGGCGGCCGACACACTCGGCGGCAAGCGTCCACGCTCCAGTATGAGCCCCACTATTATACTCAAAGACGGACAACCTTATCTGGTAATCGGCTCCCCCGGAGGCAGCCGTATCATCGGAGTGGTCTTCAACGCACTGCTCAACACGCTGGTATTCGATTTCGACCTACAAGCCGCCATCAATGCACCTCGCGTGATCGGCCGCAATGGTCGCCCTGAAATGGAATCGCCGCTCTATCGCGATACAACATTACGCCAAGAACTCAAAGAACGTGGTTTCAAAATGGTGGACGCCCAAGCTGCAGGCTCCGTGCAAGCCATCCGCGTGAATCCAAACGGCTGGCTGGAGGGCGCAGCTGACCCACGCCGCGAAGGCCTCGCGCTGGGGTATTAA